The Bdellovibrio sp. ArHS genome has a window encoding:
- a CDS encoding SDR family oxidoreductase yields the protein MKPQLWIGIECTLNRVGNRYFNQLDSSGHLLREGDLDLFAQLGAERIRYPCLWEQVASREGVYNWQGMDQRLEALRQRGLIPIAGLLHHGSGPLFTHLLDPDFPEKFARYARDFANRYPWIYDYTPINEILTTARFSCLYGHWFPHRHDDRSFIQAVYGQCKATSLAMQEIRKINPQARLIQTEDVGRVESTKLLEYQRDFENHRRWLSFDLLSGRVTKDHPLYAYLKNGLTESELHWLQDNPCVPDLLGLNHYQLSNRFLDERIALYPSFLHGGNHLHAYADVGAIDSGQATSASPYSLFKEVWDRYQIPLAVTEVHTRGYREDQMLWLAEIWNAAKTLSCEGADVRAVTAWSLLGTFNWNSLCTREENFYEPGVFDLRTPEGKPRATVLTDMVKSLATTGVFAHPLLNEETRWRIPERALYAPAALFSTLRPPGKSRKSILITGGRGTLGRAFARLCGMRNIPFYLLDRAGLDITDRQKVREVLQDLQPWAVINAAGYVKVDRAEFEALKCFKENVEGPRILAEECAQEKIRFLTFSSDLVFDGHQESRYLESNTVAPLNVYGRSKAQAEEKVLTADENALVVRTSSFFGPWDESNFITRCLKTVNRNLKFYAADDTKVSPTYVPDLVHACLDLLVDHEKGLIHLTNDADVSWGDFAAMAVCRLPDKKTDHIVRKTHQEMGATARRPAHSSLSSERYRILPNLDDALDRYFQQLEVAIF from the coding sequence ATGAAACCGCAACTGTGGATTGGCATCGAATGCACATTGAATCGGGTTGGCAACCGCTACTTCAACCAACTGGATAGCTCAGGCCATCTTCTGCGAGAAGGCGATCTGGATCTTTTTGCGCAATTAGGTGCAGAGAGAATACGCTACCCTTGTCTGTGGGAACAAGTGGCCAGCCGGGAAGGCGTTTACAACTGGCAAGGAATGGATCAGCGTCTGGAAGCTCTTCGGCAAAGAGGTTTGATCCCGATCGCTGGCCTTTTACATCATGGCAGCGGACCTTTGTTTACCCACTTACTAGACCCTGATTTTCCGGAAAAGTTCGCGCGCTATGCCCGGGATTTTGCCAACCGCTATCCTTGGATCTACGATTATACTCCGATCAACGAAATTCTGACGACGGCCCGGTTCAGCTGTCTATACGGTCATTGGTTTCCCCATCGACACGACGATCGAAGCTTCATACAAGCGGTGTACGGGCAATGCAAAGCCACCTCTTTAGCAATGCAAGAAATTCGCAAAATCAATCCCCAGGCACGATTGATTCAGACCGAAGACGTCGGACGCGTGGAAAGCACCAAACTTCTGGAATACCAAAGAGATTTTGAAAACCACCGTCGTTGGCTGAGTTTTGATCTACTTTCGGGACGAGTGACAAAGGATCATCCCTTGTATGCCTATCTCAAAAACGGATTGACAGAGAGCGAACTACACTGGCTTCAGGACAACCCCTGCGTTCCCGATCTTCTGGGCCTTAATCACTATCAATTAAGCAACAGATTTTTAGATGAGCGAATTGCTCTTTATCCCTCTTTTCTTCACGGCGGAAATCATTTACATGCCTATGCGGATGTCGGCGCCATCGATTCAGGCCAAGCGACTTCGGCCTCGCCTTACAGCCTTTTCAAAGAAGTCTGGGATCGCTATCAAATTCCGTTGGCGGTGACCGAGGTCCACACTCGCGGCTATCGCGAAGATCAGATGCTGTGGCTAGCGGAGATTTGGAATGCGGCTAAAACTCTGTCGTGTGAGGGTGCTGATGTCCGCGCCGTCACGGCCTGGAGTCTGCTGGGAACCTTTAACTGGAACTCTCTTTGTACACGGGAGGAAAATTTTTATGAACCGGGCGTTTTTGATTTGCGCACGCCCGAAGGAAAACCTCGCGCCACCGTCTTGACTGACATGGTGAAATCATTGGCCACGACCGGTGTGTTTGCACATCCTCTGCTGAACGAAGAAACCCGTTGGCGAATTCCTGAAAGGGCCCTTTATGCACCCGCAGCTTTATTTTCCACTCTTCGCCCGCCCGGAAAAAGTCGTAAATCCATTCTGATTACCGGCGGTCGCGGCACCTTAGGCCGCGCGTTCGCTCGTCTATGCGGTATGCGAAACATCCCGTTCTATCTTTTAGATCGCGCCGGCTTAGACATTACCGACCGTCAAAAAGTTCGAGAGGTCTTGCAAGATCTACAACCCTGGGCGGTCATTAATGCCGCCGGCTACGTCAAAGTGGACCGCGCCGAGTTTGAAGCCTTGAAGTGTTTCAAAGAAAATGTCGAAGGCCCCCGAATCCTGGCGGAAGAATGTGCCCAAGAAAAAATCCGTTTCCTTACGTTCTCGTCGGATTTGGTTTTTGATGGACACCAAGAAAGTCGCTACCTAGAAAGCAATACGGTGGCCCCCCTGAATGTCTATGGGCGTTCGAAAGCGCAGGCAGAAGAAAAAGTCCTTACGGCAGATGAAAATGCGCTGGTTGTTAGAACGAGCTCTTTTTTCGGCCCCTGGGATGAGTCCAACTTTATCACTCGTTGCCTTAAGACGGTGAACCGAAATTTAAAATTCTATGCCGCGGACGACACGAAAGTGTCACCCACTTATGTACCCGATCTGGTCCATGCGTGCCTGGATCTTCTGGTGGATCACGAAAAGGGGCTGATTCATTTAACCAATGATGCCGATGTCAGTTGGGGTGACTTTGCGGCGATGGCCGTCTGTCGTCTGCCCGACAAAAAAACTGATCACATTGTTAGAAAAACCCATCAAGAGATGGGGGCCACGGCCCGACGTCCTGCACACAGCTCATTAAGCAGTGAACGCTATCGCATTCTGCCAAATCTGGACGATGCATTGGACCGCTATTTTCAACAATTAGAAGTTGCGATTTTTTAA
- the glf gene encoding UDP-galactopyranose mutase: MKMQIGIAGAGFAGAVIARELAQSGNFKVTVFDERDHVAGNCHTTRDTETNVMIHQYGPHIFNTSRQDVWDYVNKWSPFMPFTNRVKAITEKGVFSLPVNLLTINQFFQKKMTPSQAEEFLGNQGQSDIAEPQTFEEQALKFLGADLYRNFFYGYTKKQWGVEPKELPASILKRLPVRFNYDDNYYNQKYQGIPVDGYTTIVQKILDHPLIEVCLKTRLSADDKDKFHHIFWSGPMDGYFKFQRGRLRYRTLKFEKFVADGDFQGNPVINYCEEEVPYTRITEHKHFAPWEEHPRTVCFKEYSALCSERDTPYYPLRLAQDMALLKEYISLAESESNVTFIGRLGTYRYLDMHVVIGESLDLAKICLSKDLTEWPRFSHSPI, from the coding sequence ATGAAAATGCAGATTGGAATTGCCGGCGCCGGTTTTGCCGGAGCGGTGATAGCTCGTGAACTGGCCCAAAGCGGAAATTTTAAAGTCACGGTTTTTGATGAACGCGACCATGTGGCCGGCAACTGTCACACGACGCGTGATACGGAAACCAATGTGATGATTCATCAGTACGGTCCTCACATCTTTAACACCAGTCGCCAGGATGTCTGGGACTATGTTAACAAGTGGTCCCCTTTTATGCCGTTTACGAACCGTGTGAAAGCGATCACGGAAAAGGGCGTGTTTTCATTGCCCGTCAACCTTTTGACGATCAATCAGTTTTTTCAAAAGAAAATGACGCCCTCCCAGGCTGAGGAATTTCTGGGCAATCAAGGTCAGAGTGACATTGCGGAACCCCAGACTTTCGAGGAACAGGCTCTGAAATTTTTAGGTGCCGATCTTTATCGAAATTTCTTTTATGGCTACACGAAAAAACAATGGGGTGTCGAACCTAAAGAATTGCCGGCGTCGATACTGAAACGTTTGCCGGTGCGATTCAACTACGACGACAATTATTACAATCAGAAGTACCAGGGGATTCCCGTCGACGGCTATACCACCATCGTACAAAAAATTCTGGATCATCCGCTGATCGAGGTGTGTCTGAAGACGCGCCTTTCCGCTGACGACAAAGACAAGTTCCACCACATCTTCTGGAGCGGTCCCATGGACGGTTACTTCAAGTTTCAGCGGGGACGTTTGCGCTATCGCACTTTGAAATTTGAAAAATTTGTCGCTGACGGGGATTTTCAGGGAAATCCGGTAATCAATTATTGCGAAGAAGAAGTGCCCTATACCCGTATCACTGAACACAAACACTTCGCGCCGTGGGAAGAACACCCGCGAACAGTCTGCTTCAAAGAATACAGCGCCCTGTGCTCTGAGCGGGATACGCCCTACTATCCCCTGCGTCTGGCGCAGGATATGGCCTTGCTGAAGGAATACATTTCTTTGGCAGAGTCAGAAAGCAATGTGACCTTCATTGGCCGACTGGGAACTTATCGTTACTTGGATATGCATGTGGTTATTGGCGAATCCTTGGATCTCGCTAAAATCTGTCTTTCGAAAGATTTAACTGAATGGCCACGCTTTAGCCATTCCCCGATTTAG
- a CDS encoding Gfo/Idh/MocA family oxidoreductase — protein sequence MNENQKIRYAVVGLGHIAQTAVLPGFKNAKNSELTALVSGDATKLKKLGKKYKVENLYHYDDYEECLRSGLIDAVYIATPNAHHREFAEKAAYQGIHVLTEKPIATSVADAVAMMRAADRNNVKMMVAYRLHFDPANLKAIEIAQSGKLGELRIFNSLFSYQLTDPTNIRLQAEQGGGPLLDIGVYCLNAARYLFRDEPVECFAWTMNSSDERFSEVEEMMSVTLRFPETRVATFTISFGASDSAAYDLIGTKGCLRLENAYEYADDMELTTTINGKDKTYTFKKHDQFGPELEYFSECILKEQQPEPSAEEGLLDIKIIEALFESARYGRPVKLDYFKKTTRPSEEQKIKKPARTEPEVVHARSPHN from the coding sequence ATGAACGAAAATCAAAAAATCCGATACGCTGTTGTCGGCCTGGGTCACATCGCCCAGACTGCGGTCCTTCCGGGATTCAAAAATGCTAAGAATTCGGAATTGACGGCCCTGGTTTCCGGAGATGCAACCAAACTCAAAAAACTGGGAAAGAAGTACAAGGTCGAAAATCTTTATCACTATGATGACTACGAAGAATGTTTGCGCAGTGGTCTTATCGATGCCGTCTATATTGCAACTCCCAATGCCCATCACCGCGAGTTCGCGGAAAAAGCCGCGTATCAAGGAATTCACGTTTTAACCGAAAAGCCCATCGCCACATCCGTTGCCGACGCCGTCGCGATGATGAGAGCCGCTGACCGCAACAATGTCAAAATGATGGTGGCTTATCGCCTTCACTTTGATCCAGCCAATCTAAAGGCTATTGAAATTGCACAAAGCGGAAAACTAGGGGAACTGCGGATTTTCAATTCTCTTTTTTCTTATCAACTGACAGATCCCACCAACATTCGTCTGCAAGCCGAGCAAGGAGGCGGTCCCCTTTTAGATATCGGCGTTTACTGCCTTAATGCCGCCCGCTATCTTTTTCGCGACGAGCCGGTGGAATGTTTCGCCTGGACAATGAATAGCTCTGACGAGCGGTTTAGTGAAGTTGAAGAGATGATGTCTGTCACACTTCGCTTTCCCGAAACTCGCGTCGCCACATTCACGATCAGTTTTGGCGCTTCTGACAGCGCGGCTTATGATCTGATTGGCACCAAGGGCTGTTTGCGCCTGGAAAACGCCTATGAATATGCGGATGACATGGAGTTAACCACCACGATCAATGGCAAAGACAAGACCTACACTTTCAAAAAACACGATCAGTTTGGTCCAGAGCTGGAATACTTCTCTGAATGTATCTTGAAAGAACAGCAACCCGAACCTTCCGCTGAAGAGGGTCTTCTTGATATTAAGATTATTGAAGCTCTCTTTGAGTCCGCTCGGTACGGCCGACCTGTCAAACTGGATTATTTCAAAAAGACGACACGCCCGTCGGAAGAGCAAAAGATAAAAAAGCCGGCTCGTACGGAACCCGAAGTCGTTCACGCGCGCAGCCCGCACA
- the galE gene encoding UDP-glucose 4-epimerase GalE has product MRVLVTGGAGYIGSHVVRQLIEEGHQVLVLDDLSEGHLKALHADALFIPGSTAHGELLSRTFNEYKIEAVMHFAANIEVAESVENPYKYYHNNVANTLTLLNAMHEAHVEKLVFSSTAAVYGEPQDIPVEEHHPRQPVNPYGKSKMMVEMILEDFAQAHGLQYAVLRYFNVAGAAPDGSMGEDHMHETHLIPRILKSALQAQPEVKIFGADYPTPDGTCIRDYVHVMDLAKAHTLALRSLRPGNNDIYNIGSEKGFSVREILRACERATQVEFIVKEERRRPGDPAVLVASSQKIQNKLGWQRMYPHIDTIITHAWNWHRTHPQGYSEKRADYQTQYQQI; this is encoded by the coding sequence ATGCGTGTACTTGTCACCGGCGGTGCCGGCTATATTGGAAGTCATGTGGTGCGCCAACTTATTGAAGAGGGCCATCAGGTTTTGGTTCTGGATGACCTTTCTGAGGGACATTTAAAAGCGCTTCACGCTGACGCTCTTTTTATTCCCGGAAGCACCGCCCATGGCGAATTGTTATCGCGAACCTTCAATGAATATAAGATCGAAGCGGTGATGCATTTTGCTGCCAATATCGAAGTGGCGGAAAGCGTGGAAAATCCATACAAATACTATCACAACAACGTCGCCAACACTTTGACACTTTTAAATGCCATGCATGAGGCCCATGTTGAAAAACTGGTGTTCTCGTCCACGGCGGCCGTCTATGGCGAGCCGCAAGACATTCCCGTCGAAGAACATCATCCGCGCCAACCTGTGAACCCTTATGGCAAAAGCAAAATGATGGTCGAAATGATCCTCGAGGACTTTGCGCAGGCCCATGGGCTGCAATACGCAGTTCTTCGTTATTTCAACGTCGCCGGTGCAGCACCGGACGGCTCCATGGGAGAAGATCATATGCATGAAACCCATCTGATCCCGCGCATTCTGAAGTCCGCTCTTCAGGCTCAACCGGAAGTAAAAATTTTTGGTGCGGACTATCCCACGCCCGATGGGACCTGCATTCGGGACTACGTGCATGTCATGGATTTGGCGAAGGCCCACACCTTGGCTCTAAGGTCTTTACGTCCCGGCAACAACGACATCTACAACATCGGAAGTGAAAAAGGCTTTTCTGTGCGTGAAATTTTAAGAGCCTGCGAACGCGCGACCCAGGTTGAATTTATAGTCAAAGAAGAACGTCGTCGCCCAGGCGATCCGGCCGTGCTGGTTGCCTCCAGCCAAAAAATACAAAACAAGTTGGGATGGCAACGAATGTACCCGCACATCGATACCATTATCACCCACGCGTGGAATTGGCATCGCACGCATCCCCAGGGATATAGCGAAAAACGCGCCGACTACCAAACACAGTATCAACAAATTTAG